A single window of Pristis pectinata isolate sPriPec2 chromosome 8, sPriPec2.1.pri, whole genome shotgun sequence DNA harbors:
- the clec19a gene encoding C-type lectin domain family 19 member A isoform X2, producing the protein MAPMELPLRLTGAIPAYSCPLFWTEFNGYCFRFFPETKTWAEADLYCAEFSNGLRSAKLASIHSWEENVFVYDLVNSRVPGIPTDIWIGLHDRRVEGNFEWTDGTRYDYSYWDGNQPDDETQLIQEEEDCVQIWFRQNSALRSWNDNRCSREFPFVCKIPSLENN; encoded by the exons ATGGCACCGATGG AACTGCCTCTTCGTCTAACTGGAGCTATTCCAGCCTATTCCTGCCCTCTCTTCTGGACAGAATTCAATGGATACTGTTTCCGATTCTTTCCTGAGACCAAGACCTGGGCTGAAGctgacctgtactgtgctgagtTTTCAAATGGACTTAGATCAGCAAAATTAGCATCTATTCATAG CTGGGAAGAAAACGTGTTTGTTTATGATTTGGTTAACAGTCGAGTTCCTGGAATACCTACTGATATTTGGATAGGACTCCATGATAGAAGAGTG GAGGGCAATTTTGAGTGGACTGATGGGACAAGGTATGACTACAGTTATTGGGATGGCAACCAACCTGATGATGAGACCCAGTTAATACAGGAAGAGGAGGACTGTGTGCAAATATGGTTCCGGCAAAACAGTG CTCTTAGATCCTGGAATGATAACCGTTGCAGTCGTGAATTTCCATTCGTTTGTAAAATTCCCTCCCTGGAGAACAACTAA
- the clec19a gene encoding C-type lectin domain family 19 member A isoform X1, protein MISWNVWVVLSLAVISETAVPPTQIQISQELPLRLTGAIPAYSCPLFWTEFNGYCFRFFPETKTWAEADLYCAEFSNGLRSAKLASIHSWEENVFVYDLVNSRVPGIPTDIWIGLHDRRVEGNFEWTDGTRYDYSYWDGNQPDDETQLIQEEEDCVQIWFRQNSALRSWNDNRCSREFPFVCKIPSLENN, encoded by the exons ATGATTAGCTGGAATGTATGGGTAGTCCTGTCTCTTGCGGTAATTTCAGAAACGGCTGTCCCCCCGACACAAATTCAAATTAGCCAAG AACTGCCTCTTCGTCTAACTGGAGCTATTCCAGCCTATTCCTGCCCTCTCTTCTGGACAGAATTCAATGGATACTGTTTCCGATTCTTTCCTGAGACCAAGACCTGGGCTGAAGctgacctgtactgtgctgagtTTTCAAATGGACTTAGATCAGCAAAATTAGCATCTATTCATAG CTGGGAAGAAAACGTGTTTGTTTATGATTTGGTTAACAGTCGAGTTCCTGGAATACCTACTGATATTTGGATAGGACTCCATGATAGAAGAGTG GAGGGCAATTTTGAGTGGACTGATGGGACAAGGTATGACTACAGTTATTGGGATGGCAACCAACCTGATGATGAGACCCAGTTAATACAGGAAGAGGAGGACTGTGTGCAAATATGGTTCCGGCAAAACAGTG CTCTTAGATCCTGGAATGATAACCGTTGCAGTCGTGAATTTCCATTCGTTTGTAAAATTCCCTCCCTGGAGAACAACTAA